The sequence below is a genomic window from bacterium.
GCCCTCTTCGGCGGCGCGATCCTCACCGAGACGACGTTTGCGTGGCCGGGGATCGGGCAGCTCCTCGTCACGGCCATCAGCGCCCGCGACTATCCGATCATCCAGGGCGTCGTCCTGTTGTTTGCGATCACGTTCTTGGTCGTGAACCTCGTGGTGGATCTCCTCTATGGTTACATCGATCCGCGCATCAAGTTCAGCTAAGCCCCTCCCCCAGCGGGCGTTCAGCCATCCGCTGGCCGTCGTCGGCCGTTTCGGCCGGAGCCGGACCGCGGTGGCCGGACTGGCCGTCCTCGTGGTGATGTTGGCCGGGGCGGCGCTCGCGGGCGTGGTCCTTCCGTACAACCCCGACACTGCGGACTTGAATTCGACGCTGCACGCGCCGACGTCGGTCCATCCGTTTGGGACGGACCAGCTCGGCCGGGATATCCTCACCCGCGTCGTCTACGGCGGCCGGATCTCGCTCGTGATCGGCGCGATGGCCGTGGGCATCAGCGGCGCGATCGGGGTGCCGCTCGGGATCCTGTCGGGTTACTACGGAGGCTTCGTAGACGGGGTGATTCAGCGGATCGTGGATGTGATGCTCGCCTTTCCCGGGTTCCTCTTGGCCTTGACGCTGATCAGTATTCTCGGTGTCGGGCTCCTCAATGTCGTGATCAGCGTAGGGATCGCCTCGGTTCCGGTGTACGTCCGGCTGGTCCGGGGGGTGACGCTCGGTATTCGCCAGCTCACCTACATCGAATCTGCCCGCGCCACCGGACTGCGCGACCGCCTGATCATGTTCCGGCACGTCCTGCCCAACGCGGCCGCGCCGGTCGTCGTCCAATCCTCCCTGCAGCTCGGCGCGGCCATCCTGACCGCGGCGGGGCTCGGGTTTCTCGGGCTGGGCGTGACCCCGCCCACCCCCGAGTGGGGGACGATGTTGGGCGAGGCCGTCACCTACCTGCTGACGTCGTGGTACATCGCGCTCTTTCCCGGGCTGGCGATTTTCGTCGCGGTGATGGCGTTCAATCTCCTCGGCGACGGGTTACGCGATGCGCTCGATCCTCGGATGAAGGTGCTCTAGCTCGAAGGGGGGATCAGGATGCGGCGGGTTGCAGCGGGAGGTCTCGCACTCGTCATCGCGGTGACGGCGGCATGGGCGGTGGCTCTCTCCGCCCAGGAGACCAAGGCGGGCGGGACCTGGACGATCGCTATCACCGAGGAGCCGGACACGCTCGACCCCCAAAAGACCGGCGCGGCCGTGGCGGCCCAGATCTTTACGCTCGTCGGAGAGCCCCTGCTGGCCAAGGATTTCCAGAACCGCATCGTGCCGGGCCTGGCCGAGTCATGGACGGTCAGCCGCGACGGGTTGCAATGGACGCTGCGGCTCAAGGCGGGCGCCACCTTTCACGATGGCACGCCGGTCACGGCGCAGGCGGTCAAGCTGTCGATCGAGCGCGCGCTG
It includes:
- a CDS encoding ABC transporter permease, with the protein product MVTSIRASSSAKPLPQRAFSHPLAVVGRFGRSRTAVAGLAVLVVMLAGAALAGVVLPYNPDTADLNSTLHAPTSVHPFGTDQLGRDILTRVVYGGRISLVIGAMAVGISGAIGVPLGILSGYYGGFVDGVIQRIVDVMLAFPGFLLALTLISILGVGLLNVVISVGIASVPVYVRLVRGVTLGIRQLTYIESARATGLRDRLIMFRHVLPNAAAPVVVQSSLQLGAAILTAAGLGFLGLGVTPPTPEWGTMLGEAVTYLLTSWYIALFPGLAIFVAVMAFNLLGDGLRDALDPRMKVL